A window of Streptomyces marispadix contains these coding sequences:
- a CDS encoding SLATT domain-containing protein encodes MRPGAGRAFPLGDWGEPGDRLDELYVWVEQRALFIADWYLADRTRKRLGARVLRTGASLGATAAALLPLLALTGTLPRGVALWGYVALLAAVMCVFADRCFGLTTGWIRDVATAQAIQRRLEALQYDWASESVREMLGPKEGGANEAAERGLTLLRRFTEDVSEVVRAETADWMLEFRPGFTPPASQQDTGQPARPAEVCVAAQNVHRFPKSPGLRPSMPRQRPPEEPSN; translated from the coding sequence ATGCGGCCGGGGGCTGGACGGGCCTTCCCGCTCGGTGACTGGGGCGAGCCGGGGGACCGCCTCGACGAGCTCTACGTATGGGTCGAGCAGCGCGCTCTGTTCATCGCCGACTGGTATCTCGCCGACCGCACCCGCAAGCGGCTCGGTGCACGTGTACTGCGCACCGGCGCCTCCCTGGGTGCGACGGCGGCGGCGCTGCTGCCGCTGCTCGCCCTCACGGGCACGCTGCCCAGGGGCGTCGCCCTCTGGGGTTATGTGGCGCTGCTGGCGGCCGTGATGTGCGTGTTCGCCGACCGCTGTTTCGGGCTGACCACGGGCTGGATCAGGGACGTCGCCACCGCGCAGGCCATCCAGCGGAGGCTGGAGGCCCTTCAGTACGACTGGGCGTCGGAGTCGGTGCGCGAGATGCTCGGGCCGAAGGAGGGCGGCGCCAACGAGGCGGCCGAGCGCGGGCTGACGCTGCTGCGCCGCTTCACCGAGGACGTCTCCGAGGTCGTACGGGCCGAGACCGCGGACTGGATGCTGGAGTTCAGGCCGGGCTTCACACCGCCCGCCTCGCAGCAGGACACGGGACAGCCGGCTCGTCCCGCGGAGGTCTGCGTCGCAGCGCAGAACGTGCACCGCTTCCCGAAGTCTCCGGGGCTACGCCCGAGCATGCCCCGCCAGCGGCCGCCGGAGGAGCCGTCCAACTGA
- a CDS encoding phosphoribosylaminoimidazolesuccinocarboxamide synthase translates to MSGFVEKPDPVQVPGLLHLHTGKVRDLYRNEAGDLVMVASDRISAYDWVLPTEIPDKGRILTQLSLWWFEQLADLVPNHVIGTDVPEGAPADWEGRTMVCRSLRMIPVECVARGYLTGSGLEEYERSRTVCGLALPEGLTDGSELPGPIFTPATKAAVGDHDENVSYEEVAREVGAETAAQLRQLTLAVYQRARDVALDRGIILADTKFEFGHRTGEGGDGIGVHAESDVGLVLGDEVLTPDSSRFWPADGWEPGRSQPSFDKQFVRDWLSGPESGWDRSGEKPPPALPDHVVRQTREKYAEVYGMLTGLDWE, encoded by the coding sequence GTGTCCGGATTCGTGGAGAAGCCCGACCCCGTGCAGGTTCCGGGCCTGCTGCATCTGCACACCGGCAAGGTGCGCGATCTGTACCGCAACGAGGCGGGCGACCTGGTCATGGTCGCCAGCGACCGCATCTCCGCGTACGACTGGGTGCTGCCGACCGAGATCCCCGACAAGGGCCGTATCCTCACCCAGCTCTCCCTGTGGTGGTTCGAGCAGCTCGCCGACCTCGTGCCCAACCACGTCATCGGCACCGACGTGCCCGAGGGCGCACCGGCGGACTGGGAGGGGCGCACCATGGTGTGCCGTTCGCTGCGCATGATCCCGGTGGAGTGCGTCGCCCGCGGTTATCTGACGGGTTCGGGCCTGGAGGAGTACGAGCGGAGCCGTACGGTCTGCGGGCTGGCGCTGCCCGAAGGGCTGACGGACGGTTCGGAGTTGCCCGGCCCGATCTTCACGCCCGCGACGAAGGCCGCCGTCGGCGACCACGACGAGAACGTCAGCTACGAGGAGGTCGCCCGCGAGGTGGGGGCCGAAACCGCCGCGCAGCTACGCCAGTTGACGCTCGCCGTCTATCAGCGCGCCCGTGACGTGGCGCTCGACCGGGGCATCATCCTCGCTGACACCAAGTTCGAGTTCGGGCACAGGACGGGCGAGGGCGGCGACGGAATCGGGGTGCACGCCGAGTCGGACGTGGGCCTGGTGCTCGGCGACGAGGTACTCACGCCGGACTCGTCGCGCTTCTGGCCCGCGGACGGGTGGGAGCCGGGCAGGTCCCAGCCGTCGTTCGACAAGCAGTTCGTGAGGGACTGGCTCTCCGGTCCGGAGTCCGGCTGGGACAGGAGCGGCGAGAAGCCGCCGCCCGCGCTGCCCGATCACGTCGTACGGCAGACCCGCGAGAAGTACGCCGAGGTGTACGGCATGCTCACGGGGCTCGACTGGGAGTGA
- the purD gene encoding phosphoribosylamine--glycine ligase, whose protein sequence is MRILVIGGGAREHALCRSLSLDPEVTGLHCAPGNAGIAEVATLHAVDPTDGAAVSALAETPQIDADLVVIGPEAPLVAGVADALRARGVAVFGPSAEAARLEGSKAFAKDVMASAGVPTALSHVCTTPEEIDEALNAFGPPYVVKDDGLAAGKGVVVTDDIEAARAHGRACGRVVIEEFLDGPEVSLFAVTDGETVVPLQPAQDFKRAYDGDEGPNTGGMGAYSPLPWARHGLVEEIEQTVLRPTVDELRRRGTPFSGLLYAGLAITSRGVRVIEFNARFGDPETQAVLARLRTPLAGLLYGAATGRLADVPPPRWSDEAAVTVVVAARDYPAAPRTGDVIEGLDEVARLDGPEAYVLHAGTKRDTEGRVVSAGGRVLSVTATGEGLAGARERAYEAVRRIRLDGSHHRGDIAAEAAASTA, encoded by the coding sequence GTGAGGATTCTGGTCATCGGCGGCGGCGCCCGCGAACACGCCCTGTGCCGCTCCCTATCGCTCGACCCCGAGGTCACGGGGCTGCACTGTGCGCCCGGCAACGCCGGGATCGCCGAGGTCGCCACGCTGCACGCCGTCGACCCGACCGACGGCGCCGCCGTCTCCGCGCTGGCGGAGACACCGCAGATCGACGCCGATCTCGTCGTCATCGGGCCGGAGGCGCCGCTGGTCGCGGGTGTCGCGGACGCGCTGCGGGCGCGGGGCGTCGCCGTGTTCGGGCCGTCCGCCGAGGCGGCGCGGCTGGAGGGGTCGAAGGCGTTCGCCAAGGACGTGATGGCCTCGGCCGGGGTGCCGACCGCACTCAGCCATGTGTGCACCACGCCGGAGGAGATCGACGAGGCCCTGAACGCCTTCGGCCCGCCGTACGTCGTCAAGGACGACGGACTGGCAGCGGGCAAGGGCGTCGTGGTGACGGACGACATCGAGGCGGCACGCGCCCACGGGCGTGCCTGCGGGCGGGTCGTCATCGAGGAGTTCCTGGACGGCCCGGAGGTGTCGCTCTTCGCGGTGACCGACGGCGAGACCGTCGTGCCGCTCCAGCCCGCGCAGGACTTCAAGCGCGCCTACGACGGCGACGAGGGCCCCAACACCGGCGGCATGGGCGCCTATTCGCCGCTTCCCTGGGCCCGGCACGGCCTGGTCGAGGAGATCGAGCAGACGGTGCTGCGTCCCACCGTCGACGAACTGCGGCGCCGTGGCACGCCGTTCTCCGGGCTGCTCTACGCGGGACTCGCGATCACGTCGCGGGGCGTGCGCGTCATCGAGTTCAACGCCCGTTTCGGCGACCCGGAGACCCAGGCCGTACTGGCACGGCTGCGTACGCCGCTCGCCGGGCTGCTGTACGGGGCGGCCACGGGGCGGCTCGCGGACGTACCGCCGCCGCGCTGGAGCGACGAGGCGGCAGTCACCGTCGTCGTAGCGGCGCGGGACTACCCGGCGGCGCCCCGTACGGGCGATGTGATCGAGGGCCTGGACGAGGTGGCACGGCTGGACGGGCCCGAGGCGTATGTGCTGCACGCCGGCACCAAGCGCGACACGGAGGGCCGGGTGGTCAGCGCGGGCGGTCGCGTCCTGTCCGTCACGGCGACGGGCGAGGGGCTGGCGGGGGCGCGTGAACGTGCCTACGAGGCGGTGCGGCGTATCCGGCTGGACGGTTCGCATCACCGCGGCGACATCGCGGCGGAAGCGGCGGCTTCCACGGCCTGA
- a CDS encoding DUF4956 domain-containing protein produces the protein MELISRILAHFALDIAAVCVLTFAVYYPRHRRRDLIPGYLALNVSLFALAAALGRSGDKGGIALAFGLIGVLSIVGLRSESMQTEEVAYYFTTLVLGLISGLPNVSLGLTAILCALPLAVVYAAGHPRLLARTQRALVTLDAAVTDPAAIDSFVKEHLGEPLSWKIQEVDYGRHLTVVDVRYRQARTGGVSRARKILRIVRPPRLKRNVRPARTPAADGRTTLFSDRP, from the coding sequence ATGGAATTGATCAGCCGGATACTCGCCCATTTCGCCCTGGACATCGCCGCGGTATGTGTGCTGACTTTCGCCGTCTACTATCCGCGGCACCGGCGCAGGGATCTGATCCCCGGGTATCTCGCGCTGAACGTCTCGCTGTTCGCGCTCGCCGCCGCCCTCGGCCGCAGCGGCGACAAGGGAGGTATCGCGCTCGCGTTCGGCCTGATCGGCGTGTTGTCGATCGTAGGGCTGAGGTCGGAGTCCATGCAGACAGAAGAGGTCGCCTACTACTTCACGACGCTCGTGCTCGGCCTCATCTCGGGCCTGCCGAACGTGAGTCTGGGCCTCACCGCGATCCTGTGCGCCCTGCCGCTCGCCGTGGTCTACGCGGCCGGCCACCCGCGGCTCCTCGCGCGCACCCAGCGTGCGCTCGTCACGCTCGACGCGGCGGTCACCGACCCGGCCGCCATCGACTCCTTCGTAAAGGAACACCTCGGGGAGCCGCTTTCGTGGAAGATCCAGGAGGTGGACTACGGCCGCCATCTCACCGTCGTCGACGTCCGCTATCGGCAGGCACGCACAGGCGGAGTGAGCCGTGCGCGGAAGATCCTCAGGATCGTTCGGCCGCCGAGGCTCAAGCGGAACGTCAGGCCCGCCCGCACCCCGGCTGCCGACGGGAGGACGACGCTCTTTTCGGACAGGCCCTAG
- a CDS encoding aspartate aminotransferase family protein gives MTSTSTNTTPAAGPAASVPDPAAGQAVRAADRAHVFHSWSAQGLIEPLPVAGGEGSYFWDYDGNRYLDFSSQLVNTNIGHQHPKVVAAIQEQAARMCTMAPGFAVDVRAEAARLVAERTPGDLDKVFWTNGGAEAVENAVRMAKLHTGRPKVLSTYRSYHGHTAAAIHITGEPRRWANDTGAAGAVHFFGPHLYRSHFYAETQQQESERALAHLEETIAFEGPGTVAAVILETVPGTAGVLVPPPGYLAGVREICDRHGIVFVLDEVMAGFGRTGAWFAADHFGVTPDLITFAKGVNSGYVPLGGVAISAEIAATFDKRPYPGGLTYSGHPLACGSAVATINAMAEEGIVEHAARIGEDVIGPALREIAERHPCVGEVRGLGVFWALDLVRDKETREPLVPYNASGADNKPMADFAAACKRGGLWPFVNMNRTHVVPPCTISEAEAKEGLEILDEALSAADAHTTAGR, from the coding sequence GTGACCAGCACGAGTACGAACACCACCCCTGCCGCGGGCCCCGCCGCCTCCGTGCCCGACCCGGCCGCCGGCCAGGCCGTACGGGCGGCGGACCGCGCACACGTCTTCCACTCGTGGTCGGCGCAGGGGCTGATCGAACCGCTGCCGGTCGCCGGCGGCGAGGGCTCGTACTTCTGGGACTACGACGGCAACCGCTACCTCGACTTCTCCTCCCAGCTCGTCAACACCAACATCGGCCACCAGCACCCCAAGGTCGTCGCCGCCATCCAGGAGCAGGCGGCCCGCATGTGCACGATGGCGCCCGGATTCGCCGTCGACGTGAGGGCGGAGGCTGCGCGGCTCGTCGCGGAGCGCACCCCCGGCGACCTGGACAAGGTCTTCTGGACCAACGGCGGCGCGGAGGCCGTCGAGAACGCCGTGCGCATGGCGAAGCTGCACACCGGCCGCCCCAAGGTGCTGAGCACGTACCGCTCGTACCACGGCCACACCGCCGCCGCGATCCACATCACGGGCGAACCGCGCCGCTGGGCCAACGACACCGGCGCCGCGGGCGCCGTGCACTTCTTCGGTCCGCATCTGTACCGCTCGCACTTCTACGCCGAGACGCAGCAGCAGGAGTCCGAACGTGCCCTGGCGCACCTGGAGGAGACCATCGCCTTCGAGGGCCCCGGCACCGTCGCCGCGGTGATCCTGGAGACCGTGCCCGGCACGGCGGGCGTCCTCGTACCGCCGCCCGGCTACCTCGCGGGCGTCCGCGAGATCTGCGACCGGCACGGCATCGTCTTCGTACTCGACGAGGTGATGGCGGGGTTCGGGCGTACGGGAGCGTGGTTCGCGGCCGACCACTTCGGCGTCACCCCCGACCTGATCACCTTCGCCAAGGGCGTCAACTCCGGCTATGTGCCGCTGGGCGGCGTGGCCATCTCCGCCGAGATCGCCGCCACCTTCGACAAGCGTCCCTACCCGGGCGGGCTGACGTACTCCGGGCATCCGCTGGCGTGCGGCTCGGCCGTAGCGACCATCAACGCCATGGCGGAGGAGGGCATCGTCGAGCACGCGGCGCGGATCGGCGAGGACGTCATCGGCCCTGCGCTGCGGGAGATCGCCGAACGCCACCCCTGCGTCGGCGAGGTGCGGGGCCTGGGCGTCTTCTGGGCGCTGGACCTCGTACGGGACAAGGAGACGCGTGAGCCGCTGGTCCCGTACAACGCGAGCGGTGCCGACAACAAGCCGATGGCCGACTTCGCGGCGGCCTGCAAGCGCGGCGGCCTGTGGCCGTTCGTCAACATGAACCGCACCCATGTCGTGCCCCCGTGCACCATCAGCGAGGCGGAGGCCAAGGAGGGCCTGGAGATCCTCGACGAGGCGCTCTCGGCCGCGGACGCGCACACGACCGCCGGTCGATGA
- a CDS encoding GntR family transcriptional regulator codes for MIKRSTLRSQIASALRDEILAGRLPAGSHFTVKEIAEQYGVSATPVREALVDLAAQGLLDVEQHRGFRVHEFTVDDYRSMVKARMVVLDGLFHGYFTDDGPVPVLTLDEAVLASVRRRAEAAVRAARAGDLDVLIGYDLRYWRELGDVIGNRYICDFLDRLRVQCWVYSVPCLRKEPEVSKRLWAGHRELVDAVEREDAETAHRIAGEYHRHALAIAEKSPPW; via the coding sequence ATGATCAAGCGAAGCACTCTGCGGTCGCAGATCGCCTCCGCGCTGCGTGACGAGATCCTGGCCGGGCGCCTGCCGGCCGGGAGCCACTTCACGGTCAAGGAGATCGCGGAGCAGTACGGAGTGTCGGCGACGCCCGTGCGCGAGGCGCTCGTCGACCTGGCGGCGCAGGGGCTGCTGGACGTGGAGCAGCACCGGGGCTTCCGCGTGCACGAGTTCACCGTCGACGACTACCGCTCGATGGTGAAGGCGCGGATGGTCGTGCTCGACGGCCTCTTCCACGGCTACTTCACCGACGACGGCCCCGTCCCGGTGCTCACGCTCGACGAGGCGGTCCTCGCGTCCGTGCGGCGCCGGGCGGAGGCCGCGGTCCGTGCCGCACGCGCTGGCGACCTCGATGTGCTGATCGGCTACGACCTGCGCTACTGGCGGGAGTTGGGCGACGTCATAGGCAACCGCTACATCTGCGACTTCCTCGACCGGCTGCGTGTGCAGTGCTGGGTCTACAGCGTGCCCTGCCTGCGCAAGGAGCCGGAGGTGTCGAAGCGGCTGTGGGCCGGGCACCGGGAACTCGTGGACGCCGTGGAGCGCGAGGACGCCGAGACCGCGCACCGGATCGCCGGTGAATACCACCGGCACGCGCTGGCGATCGCGGAGAAGTCGCCGCCTTGGTGA
- a CDS encoding N,N-dimethylformamidase beta subunit family domain-containing protein produces the protein MGKEEDIRRWESGALAHALTDPCGQGPLPWLRFGEQHFDNGRMIPWYVDHTGLEDVLCGERVRRHPGVGRPRTADDLHCQIKGFAGSDGGTAPGESIDFRITVDPPQSFGVDIYRIGHYDGDGARKITTSPRLSGIRQPAPLAADKTVSCHHWWLSWRLQIPEHWATGAYVAVLTTADGRHRSHIPFTVRDRTPADLLLVLPDITWQAYNLFPEDGRTGASFYHSWDEDGRLLGEADAAVTVSFDRPYAGAGLPLHVGHAYDFIRWAERQGYDIAYADARDLHAGRVDPSRCRGVVFPGHDEYWTVPMRRAVERARDKGTSLVFLSADTMYWQVQLDPLPGGAPDRLLTCRKRRGPGRPAQWRTQGEPEQRVLGIQYAGQVPEPYPLVVRNSDHWLWESTGVGEGDALPGLVAGEADCYYPRTNLPDHTERVLLAHSPYEDIRGVRRHQETSLYRAPSGALVFCSGTFAWSPALDRPGHVDPRVQRATANLLDRVCKGC, from the coding sequence GTGGGGAAGGAAGAGGACATCCGGCGCTGGGAGTCGGGAGCGCTGGCGCACGCGCTGACCGACCCGTGCGGGCAGGGGCCGCTCCCCTGGCTCCGCTTCGGCGAGCAGCACTTCGACAACGGGCGCATGATCCCCTGGTACGTGGACCACACAGGGCTGGAGGACGTGCTGTGCGGCGAGCGCGTCCGGCGCCACCCCGGCGTGGGCCGCCCTCGTACGGCCGACGATCTGCACTGCCAGATCAAGGGCTTCGCCGGAAGCGACGGGGGCACGGCGCCCGGAGAGTCCATCGACTTCCGCATCACAGTCGATCCGCCCCAGTCCTTCGGCGTCGACATCTACCGCATCGGCCACTACGACGGCGACGGAGCGCGGAAGATCACCACCAGTCCGCGGCTGTCGGGCATCAGACAGCCGGCGCCGCTCGCCGCCGACAAGACCGTCTCCTGCCACCACTGGTGGCTGTCGTGGCGATTGCAGATCCCCGAACACTGGGCCACCGGCGCCTATGTCGCCGTACTGACCACCGCCGACGGTCGTCACCGCTCGCACATCCCGTTCACGGTCCGCGACCGCACCCCCGCCGACCTCCTCCTCGTACTGCCGGACATCACGTGGCAGGCGTACAACCTCTTCCCGGAGGACGGCCGCACCGGCGCCAGCTTCTACCACTCGTGGGACGAGGACGGGCGGCTGCTGGGCGAGGCGGACGCCGCCGTCACCGTCTCCTTCGACCGTCCCTACGCCGGTGCCGGTCTGCCCCTCCACGTGGGCCACGCCTACGACTTCATCCGCTGGGCCGAGCGCCAGGGCTACGACATCGCCTACGCCGACGCCCGCGATCTGCACGCGGGACGGGTCGACCCGTCCCGCTGCCGAGGCGTCGTCTTCCCCGGGCACGACGAGTACTGGACGGTGCCCATGCGCCGCGCGGTGGAGCGGGCACGCGACAAGGGCACCTCGCTGGTCTTCCTCTCCGCCGACACCATGTACTGGCAGGTCCAGTTGGACCCGCTGCCCGGCGGCGCCCCCGACCGCCTGCTGACGTGCCGTAAGCGCCGCGGCCCCGGGCGGCCCGCCCAGTGGCGCACCCAGGGCGAGCCGGAGCAGCGGGTGCTGGGCATCCAGTACGCGGGTCAGGTGCCGGAGCCGTACCCGCTGGTGGTGCGCAACAGCGACCACTGGCTGTGGGAGTCCACCGGTGTCGGCGAGGGCGACGCGCTGCCCGGTCTGGTCGCCGGCGAGGCCGACTGCTACTACCCGCGTACGAATCTGCCGGACCACACGGAGCGTGTGCTGCTCGCCCACTCCCCGTACGAGGACATACGCGGGGTGCGCCGCCATCAGGAGACGTCCCTCTACCGTGCGCCGTCCGGTGCGCTCGTCTTCTGCTCCGGCACCTTCGCCTGGTCGCCCGCCCTCGACCGTCCCGGCCATGTGGACCCCCGGGTGCAGCGCGCCACCGCGAACCTCCTCGACCGTGTCTGCAAGGGCTGCTGA
- a CDS encoding helix-turn-helix transcriptional regulator, protein MGTNEMSYLGLTEEQEHIYRLCLREPGIGLDGLIDQLRLPPNAARRELRRLRELGLLRRQADGLAAADPDVAVARLLDLRLHELHEKLQRVTQLQPLVASLRAERGEEREPAVVGIEQVTDPPKIRDRIDDLAFFAREEVAVVEPGVALRQDEIDQARPRVLRCLRRGLSVRTVLVRKALDHAPTVAYLRELESHGARVRLVTHTTAKIQMYDRRTAVVPVDPEDTARGALFAQESGLVSNILALFESIWAESEDLGTLLGEWRTEENAPSELERMVLRAMCSGGKDEAGARDLGVSVRTYRRYIADLMQLLGAGNRPQAALLARERGWI, encoded by the coding sequence TTGGGTACGAACGAGATGTCGTATCTCGGTCTCACCGAGGAGCAGGAACATATCTACCGGCTTTGTCTGAGAGAGCCCGGTATAGGTCTCGACGGCCTCATCGACCAGCTCCGGCTGCCCCCGAACGCGGCACGGAGAGAGCTTCGCAGACTGCGTGAACTCGGCCTGCTCCGCAGACAGGCGGACGGGCTCGCGGCGGCCGATCCGGACGTCGCCGTGGCCAGGCTCCTCGATCTGCGGCTGCACGAACTGCATGAGAAGCTGCAACGGGTCACCCAGCTCCAGCCGTTGGTGGCGTCGCTGCGCGCGGAGCGCGGCGAGGAGCGCGAACCGGCCGTCGTCGGCATCGAGCAGGTCACCGACCCGCCGAAGATCCGCGACCGCATAGACGACTTGGCCTTCTTCGCCCGTGAGGAGGTCGCCGTCGTCGAACCCGGCGTCGCGCTGCGGCAGGACGAGATCGACCAGGCACGCCCGCGTGTGCTGCGCTGTCTGCGCAGAGGACTCTCGGTCCGTACGGTCCTGGTCCGCAAGGCCCTCGACCATGCGCCCACGGTGGCGTATCTGCGCGAACTGGAGTCGCACGGGGCGCGTGTGAGGCTCGTGACCCATACGACGGCGAAGATCCAGATGTACGACCGCCGTACCGCTGTGGTGCCCGTGGACCCCGAAGACACCGCGCGTGGCGCGCTGTTCGCGCAGGAGAGCGGGCTGGTCTCCAACATCCTCGCGCTGTTCGAGTCGATCTGGGCCGAGTCGGAGGACCTGGGCACGCTGCTCGGCGAGTGGCGGACCGAGGAGAACGCGCCCTCCGAACTGGAGCGGATGGTGCTGCGTGCCATGTGCTCCGGCGGCAAGGACGAGGCGGGCGCCCGCGACCTGGGCGTCTCCGTACGTACCTACCGTCGCTATATCGCGGACCTGATGCAGCTCCTCGGCGCCGGCAACCGGCCGCAGGCGGCGCTGCTCGCCAGGGAGCGCGGCTGGATCTGA
- a CDS encoding protein kinase domain-containing protein, which translates to MKRLGAEDPRWIGDFRLLGRLGEGGMGRVYLARSKRGRTVAVKAVQNELARQPDFRRRFAQEITAARKVGGEWTAPVLDADTEAETPWVATGYIAGPSLAEVVDEQFGPLPVESVMALASGLVRALHDIHRAGLVHRDLKPSNVLITIDGPRVIDFGIARALDSAVQSAGGLTRTGALVGSPGFMSPEQVRGLQTTPASDIFCLGAVLAYAATGRMPFGTADSGVHALLFRIAEEEPELSGLDGPLLDMVASCLAKPPAERPTLEALLERTEGGLKGTWLPGEVLAQLGRHAVRLLDSEDPETVEQPGHAAAPTGTAPTGMATTGTAPTGMAPTGTAPSSAPSTPPPEPAAPSTPPHGPGAPSAPSTPPPSGGYGPPASSPYSTPPGQQQPPWQPGFPGQAPGPAPGPAPMPHQPNQPSRPNQAAPPNKPALAARSARKLSQSITVLLSLHMLVAVIAVIVEIAVINTLSDAEGRYLYAFDLERINGYGGLQGATIAVEVIGFLLSVTLIVLWLTWFWRMRANAETFAPGQVRYTTAMSVWCWFIPVCNLFMPKQIINDVWPASDPSAQWYGYGPRPQTGRGVVTAWWTMWLIYFVFFTGNWESWYEQESLDSAQQTASFALFGDVFGIPAAILAMVVVSRLTAMQDGRLSGRTA; encoded by the coding sequence ATGAAGCGGCTCGGCGCCGAAGACCCGCGCTGGATCGGTGACTTCCGGCTGCTGGGCAGGCTGGGCGAGGGGGGCATGGGCCGGGTGTATCTGGCCCGTTCCAAGCGGGGACGCACGGTCGCGGTCAAGGCGGTGCAGAACGAACTCGCACGCCAGCCGGACTTCCGCCGCCGATTCGCCCAGGAGATCACCGCCGCGCGCAAGGTCGGCGGCGAGTGGACCGCGCCCGTGCTGGACGCCGACACCGAGGCCGAGACGCCGTGGGTCGCCACGGGCTACATCGCGGGGCCGTCGCTCGCCGAGGTCGTGGACGAGCAGTTCGGGCCGCTGCCCGTGGAGTCCGTCATGGCTCTGGCCTCCGGGCTGGTGCGGGCGCTGCACGACATCCACCGGGCGGGGCTGGTCCACCGCGACCTCAAGCCGTCCAACGTGCTCATCACGATCGACGGTCCGCGCGTCATCGACTTCGGCATCGCCCGCGCCCTGGACTCGGCGGTGCAGTCCGCCGGGGGGCTGACGCGTACGGGCGCGCTCGTCGGCTCCCCCGGTTTCATGTCGCCCGAGCAGGTACGGGGGTTGCAGACGACGCCCGCGAGCGACATCTTCTGCCTGGGCGCGGTGCTGGCGTACGCGGCGACGGGGCGGATGCCGTTCGGCACCGCGGACAGCGGAGTGCACGCGCTGCTGTTCCGCATCGCGGAGGAGGAGCCCGAACTCTCAGGGCTGGACGGCCCGTTGCTCGACATGGTCGCGTCGTGCCTGGCCAAGCCGCCCGCGGAACGGCCCACCCTGGAGGCGCTGCTGGAGCGTACGGAGGGCGGGCTGAAGGGCACCTGGCTGCCGGGCGAGGTGCTCGCGCAGCTCGGGCGCCACGCGGTGCGACTCCTCGACAGCGAGGACCCGGAGACCGTGGAGCAGCCCGGTCACGCGGCGGCGCCTACCGGCACGGCACCGACCGGCATGGCTACGACCGGCACTGCACCGACCGGCATGGCACCGACCGGCACTGCACCGAGCAGCGCTCCCTCTACGCCGCCCCCGGAACCGGCCGCTCCGTCGACTCCACCGCACGGGCCCGGGGCACCGTCGGCGCCGTCCACCCCACCGCCGTCCGGCGGTTACGGTCCGCCCGCGAGCAGCCCGTACTCGACGCCGCCCGGACAGCAGCAGCCGCCATGGCAGCCCGGGTTCCCGGGGCAGGCGCCGGGGCCGGCGCCCGGCCCCGCGCCGATGCCCCACCAGCCGAACCAGCCCAGCCGGCCGAACCAGGCCGCGCCGCCCAACAAGCCCGCCCTGGCCGCCCGTTCGGCGCGCAAGCTGTCGCAGTCCATCACCGTGCTGCTGAGCCTCCACATGCTCGTCGCCGTGATCGCCGTGATCGTGGAGATCGCCGTGATCAACACGCTCAGCGACGCGGAGGGGCGGTACCTCTACGCCTTCGATCTCGAACGCATCAACGGCTACGGGGGACTTCAGGGCGCCACCATCGCCGTCGAGGTGATCGGCTTCCTGCTGAGCGTCACCCTGATCGTGCTGTGGCTGACGTGGTTCTGGCGTATGAGGGCCAACGCCGAGACCTTCGCGCCCGGCCAGGTCCGCTACACCACGGCGATGTCCGTGTGGTGCTGGTTCATCCCCGTGTGCAACCTGTTCATGCCGAAGCAGATCATCAACGACGTCTGGCCCGCGAGCGATCCGTCCGCCCAGTGGTACGGATACGGGCCGCGCCCGCAGACGGGGCGGGGCGTCGTCACCGCGTGGTGGACGATGTGGCTGATCTACTTCGTCTTCTTCACCGGCAACTGGGAGAGCTGGTACGAGCAGGAAAGCCTCGACTCCGCCCAGCAGACGGCCTCCTTCGCCCTGTTCGGCGACGTGTTCGGCATTCCGGCCGCGATCCTCGCGATGGTCGTGGTCTCCCGGCTCACCGCCATGCAGGACGGCCGCCTCTCGGGACGTACCGCCTGA